One window of Methanothermobacter tenebrarum genomic DNA carries:
- a CDS encoding ferritin, whose amino-acid sequence MISERIEKALNRQLNAELYSAYLYLSMAAYYEASDLPGFANWMRVQAQEELTHAMKFFDYIVQRDGRVTLEMIEKPPEEWESPVDVSKHVLEHERKVTSLINDLVDLALEEKDHATYNFLQWFVAEQVEEEESAGELLRKVKLASESPASILMVDNELGGRVFNPPTDEKGE is encoded by the coding sequence ATGATAAGTGAAAGGATAGAAAAAGCCCTGAACCGGCAGTTGAACGCGGAATTATACTCCGCCTACCTGTATCTTTCAATGGCCGCATATTATGAAGCCTCTGACTTGCCAGGATTCGCTAATTGGATGCGAGTCCAGGCACAAGAAGAACTAACACATGCCATGAAATTCTTCGATTACATAGTTCAAAGAGATGGCCGAGTAACCCTCGAAATGATTGAAAAACCACCAGAAGAGTGGGAATCCCCAGTGGATGTTAGTAAACATGTGCTAGAACATGAAAGGAAGGTCACAAGTCTGATAAATGATCTTGTGGATTTGGCCCTAGAAGAGAAAGATCATGCCACCTACAACTTCCTACAATGGTTCGTCGCAGAACAAGTTGAAGAGGAGGAATCAGCGGGAGAACTCCTCAGAAAGGTTAAACTAGCATCCGAATCACCCGCCAGCATCCTCATGGTCGATAACGAGCTTGGAGGGAGAGTATTTAACCCGCCAACAGATGAAAAGGGGGAATAA
- a CDS encoding peroxiredoxin, producing MEKEGRMPLIGDEFPEMEVQTTHGMMKLPTEYKGKWFILFSHPADFTPVCTTEFIAFQKRYPQFKELDCELIGLSVDQVFSHLKWIEWIKENMEVEIEFPIIADTGKVADTLGLIHPGRPTNTVRAVFITDPKGIIRAILYYPQELGRNMDEILRMIKGFKKIDEEGVALPANWPENEIVGEGVIIPPPTDVETAKERKGKENCFDWWLCYKKP from the coding sequence ATGGAAAAAGAAGGAAGAATGCCCCTTATAGGGGATGAATTCCCAGAAATGGAAGTTCAGACAACCCATGGTATGATGAAACTCCCAACAGAATACAAGGGAAAATGGTTCATACTATTCAGCCACCCAGCAGATTTCACACCAGTCTGCACAACAGAATTTATAGCATTCCAGAAAAGATACCCACAGTTCAAAGAACTGGACTGTGAACTGATAGGACTAAGCGTAGACCAGGTATTCTCACACCTAAAGTGGATCGAATGGATAAAAGAGAACATGGAAGTAGAAATCGAATTTCCCATAATCGCAGACACAGGGAAAGTAGCTGATACACTCGGCCTCATACACCCTGGAAGGCCAACCAACACAGTAAGGGCGGTTTTCATCACAGACCCTAAGGGTATAATAAGGGCCATACTATATTATCCACAGGAACTTGGACGTAACATGGATGAAATACTGCGAATGATAAAGGGTTTCAAGAAGATCGACGAGGAAGGTGTCGCCCTACCAGCCAACTGGCCCGAGAATGAGATAGTTGGTGAAGGGGTTATTATACCACCACCAACGGACGTGGAAACCGCCAAGGAGAGGAAAGGCAAAGAAAACTGTTTTGACTGGTGGCTATGC